The Pogona vitticeps strain Pit_001003342236 chromosome 6, PviZW2.1, whole genome shotgun sequence genome contains a region encoding:
- the LOC110079140 gene encoding parathyroid hormone/parathyroid hormone-related peptide receptor, with protein MKTVGCIHPLMQPGEMATDGVRFRRGGAKEQLIPDKQMTMGTSVVSSSLSSARQVDTDDVLTKEEQIYLLNEAKAKCHKQINTNARKERIQDGHCVPEWDGIICWPESFPNENVAVSCPDYVYDFNHNGHAYRYCDAYGNWQLVPNMNKTWANYTECAIFFAPERHIQEKVVFDRLHIIYTVGYSISLASLVVAMCILCYFKRLHCTRNYIHIHLFASFICRAVSIFVKDIVLYSTTWSEGLPKTQYGHWDAEELSLSLGPRRHLAGCKVAVTIFLYFLATNHYWILVEGLYLHSLIFMAFLSNKSYLWALTLIGWGVPAVFVSAWASVRASLADTQCWDLSAGSMKWIYQVPILAAILVNFFLFLNIVRVLASKLWETNAGKLDPHQQYRKLLRSTLVLMPLFGVHYVVFVAMPYTAVSSVLWQIQMHYEMLFNSLQGFFVALIYCFCNGEVQAEIKKARFRRNLVLDIKQKTRVTSTGGSCYYGGLISHATNSVSLSMASWGAASAAAVAMPLGAKNWLLHFTPSALVSEYRTAAFTLDRSPSQEMTQKALTENIMVWEDSPDLERNHSSLQKELETML; from the exons ATGAAGACAGTTGGCTGTATTCACCCTCTGATGCAGCCAGGCGAAATGGCAACTGATGGGGTCCGTTTTAGGAGGGGAGGAGCCAAAGAGCAGTTGATCCCAGACAAGCAGATGACCATGGGCACTTCCGTTGTTTCATCATCCCTTTCTTCTGCTCGGCAGGTGGACACAGATGATGTTCTCACCAAGGAAGAACAGATTTATTTGCTGAATGAAGCTAAAGCAAAATGTCACAAACAGATAAATACAAATGCCCGGAAGGAAAGGATCCAAG ATGGACACTGTGTTCCTGAGTGGGATGGAATTATTTGCTGGCCTGAGAGTTTTCCCAATGAAAATGTGGCAGTATCGTGTCCAGACTATGTCTATGACTTTAACCATAATG GTCATGCCTACAGGTACTGTGATGCTTATGGGAACTGGCAGTTAGTGCCCAATATGAACAAGACTTGGGCAAATTACACAGAGTGTGCCATATTTTTTGCCCCGGAGCGGCACATCCAAGAGAAG GTGGTGTTTGACCGCCTGCACATCATCTACACAGTGGGCTACTCCATCTCCCTGGCCTCTCTTGTGGTTGCCATGTGCATCCTTTGCTACTTCAA GCGGCTTCACTGCACTCGGAATTACATCCACATCCACCTCTTTGCCTCTTTCATCTGTCGAGCTGTGAGCATCTTTGTGAAGGATATTGTACTGTATTCCACCACATGGTCAGAAGGGCTGCCGAAAACACAATATGGCCACTGGGATGCTGAAGAGCTGAGCCTCTCTTTGGGACCTAGGAGACATCTG GCAGGCTGTAAGGTCGCCGTAACCATCTTCCTCTACTTCTTGGCTACCAACCATTACTGGATCTTGGTGGAAGGCCTCTATCTCCACAGCTTGATCTTCATGGCTTTCCTCTCAAACAAAAGCTACTTATGGGCCCTTACGCTCATTGGATGGG GGGTACCTGCTGTCTTTGTCTCTGCCTGGGCCAGCGTCAGAGCATCTCTGGCTGATACACA GTGCTGGGATCTTAGTGCTGGAAGCATGAAATGGATCTACCAAGTCCCTATCTTAGCAGCAATTCTG GTgaacttctttcttttcctcaacATTGTGAGAGTCCTGGCATCAAAGCTCTGGGAAACAAATGCAGGGAAGCTGGATCCGCACCAGCAGTACAG aaagctATTGAGGTCCACCTTGGTCTTGATGCCCCTCTTTGGTGTCCATTATGTGGTGTTCGTGGCCATGCCTTACACAGCTGTCTCCAGTGTGCTCTGGCAAATACAGATGCATTATGAGATGCTCTTCAATTCTTTACAG GGCTTCTTTGTGGCTTTAATTTACTGCTTTTGCAATGGCGAG GTGCAGGCAGAAATTAAAAAAGCTCGTTTCCGGAGAAACCTGGTCCTAGACATAAAGCAGAAAACTAGAGTCACTAGCACAGGAGGAAGCTGCTACTATGGAGGGCTCATATCCCATGCCACCAACAGTGTCAGCCTGAGTATGGCCAGCTGGGGGGCAGCCTCAGCAGCAGCTGTGGCAATGCCTCTGGGAGCCAAAAACTGGCTGCTCCATTTTACCCCCAGTGCCCTCGTGTCAGAATACAGGACTGCTGCCTTCACCCTGGATAGATCTCCAAGCCAAGAAATGACACAGAAGGCTCTTACAGAGAACATCATGGTTTGGGAGGACTCTCCAGACCTAGAAAGAAACCACTCTAGTTTGCAaaaggagctagagaccatgctgTAA